GGCCCTGATCGCCACTTCGCCTGCTTCTCCCAAGGCGACCATTTTCTGCTCTTCGTCGAGGATGCCGATCTCCAGGTGGGGGAAGGCCCGGCCGCTCGAACCTGGTACAAAGGGCTCCGTGGGGTCCGTTTGCGCGACAGAGGTCGGCGCTTCGGTCAGGCCGTAGACGAGTTGCACCTCCGAGCCGAACCGCTCCCTGAAGGCGCGCCGTACATTATCGGGCAGACTCGCTCCGCCGGTCAGCGGTCGCACGAGAGACGGCAGCCGCCGGTTGCTGACCCGCGGATCCATCAAAAGGTCATGCAGCATCGTCGGCACGGCGAAGAGCACTTCTATGCTCTCTTTCTCCACCCAGTCCGCAACACCCTCGGGGTCGGTCCGATCCATGCAGATCAGGGTTCCCCCGCCGGCGAATGCCAGCACCCCGGCCCGGATCATGATGTTGTTGATCGTGAAGGCCTGTGCGCAGCCGCGGCGCAGACCCACGTCCCAGTCTCCCCTGGCGACCCAGGCCGCCGCGACGACGGCCACGTTGTGCTGGCTGTGCACCGCGCCCTTCGGCCGGCCCGTCGTGCCGCTGGTGTAGGAAATCAGCGCAGGGGCATGCGGATCGATGGCCACGTCGGCGCGTGGCGCGCCGGCGGCCTCGCGCACCGCCACGCGCCATTCGTCATCCTGCAAGGTCCCGTTCATCCGCACGATACGCGGCTTGAAGTCCGCATCCTGGAGCGAGGACACGAGCCCCGACAGATTCTCGTCGTCGATCAGCAGCAGCGACGCCTCGCAGTCGAGAAGCAGGTACAGTTTCTCTCGCGGTGCCAGCACGCGGTTCATGCCGATCCAGATGGCCCCCAGGCGCTGCGAGGCGAGGAAGGCTATGATGAGGTCAGCACTGTTGAAGGAGGATGCCGCGATGCGATCGCCGGCCCGGATGCCGAAGCCCATAAGGGCCTGACAGGCCGCGTTCACCGCCCCATCGAGTTCGGCATAGCTGTACCGACTGTTGCGATCGACCAACGCTTCGCTATCTGGCCGCTCCCTGAGAGGCTGCTCCAGCACGTCGGCGATGGTCTGTGCGCCGAAGGGGATACTGGGACGGGAGACCGGCGCAGCGAGGCCGAACCTCCCGAAGTCCAACTCATAGTCGCGTTCCACGATCTCTCCCATTCACTTCTTGCGGCCGGGGAACATCGTTCGCTCCCGATCCGCGGCCGGGCGATGCCGGTCCGATTTGCAATCCCTGGACAGGGCTGCGGCTTTCGAGGGCCGCGCCGCTTGCCTCAGCCGTTGGCGTAGGCGGAACGCCTGAGATCTTCCCGGGCGGCGCCATATTCGTCCACCAGCCGCTGGACGAGGCTTGCGGTGGACTTCACTTCGTCGATGACGCCGAGGCCCTGGCCGCACCCCCAGATATCCCGCCAGGCTTTGGCTTCCATGTTCCCGCCGCTCTGGAAATTCATCTCCTTGGGGTTTCCCACCGGCATGTTCGCCGGATCGAAACCGGCCCGGACGAGCGAAGGGATCAGGTAGTTGCCGTGGACGCCGGTGATGGCGTTGGTGTACAGGATGTCCGCCGCCGAGCTGTCGACGATCATCTGCTTGTAACCGGCCGCGGCGGTGGCCTCCTCTGTCGCGATGAACGCAGATCCCACATAAGCAAGGTCCGCGCCGGCAGCCTGAGCCGCGAGGATCGATGCTCCATGCGTGATCGCTCCCGAAAGGACGAGGGGGCCGTCGAACCATTTCCGGATCTCGCGGAGCAACGCGAACGGGGAGAGCGTGCCGGCGTGGCCGCCTGCCCCGGCCGCGACCGCTATGAGGCCGGTGGCCCCATTCTCTATCGCCTTGTGTGCGAAACGGTCGTTGATGACGTCGTGAAGGACGATGCCGCCATATCCCGTGATCGCCTCGTTGACGTCGCGTCGCGATCCCAGCGACGTGATGACGATCGGTACCTTGTACTTCACGCAGAGCTCGACATCATGTTCGAGGCGATTGTTGCTCTTGTGGACGATCTGGTTGACCGCGAACGGACGCCGTCCGCCGGGAAGCGAGACTTCTTCGCATATCTGGGCCAGCCAATCG
The sequence above is drawn from the Rhizorhabdus dicambivorans genome and encodes:
- a CDS encoding class I adenylate-forming enzyme family protein codes for the protein MERDYELDFGRFGLAAPVSRPSIPFGAQTIADVLEQPLRERPDSEALVDRNSRYSYAELDGAVNAACQALMGFGIRAGDRIAASSFNSADLIIAFLASQRLGAIWIGMNRVLAPREKLYLLLDCEASLLLIDDENLSGLVSSLQDADFKPRIVRMNGTLQDDEWRVAVREAAGAPRADVAIDPHAPALISYTSGTTGRPKGAVHSQHNVAVVAAAWVARGDWDVGLRRGCAQAFTINNIMIRAGVLAFAGGGTLICMDRTDPEGVADWVEKESIEVLFAVPTMLHDLLMDPRVSNRRLPSLVRPLTGGASLPDNVRRAFRERFGSEVQLVYGLTEAPTSVAQTDPTEPFVPGSSGRAFPHLEIGILDEEQKMVALGEAGEVAIRASRTGAWAGVYTPLLGYWRRPEATAQALKNGWLLTGDVGRLDEEGRLYILDRRNDMIIRGGANIYPAEVERTMEEHPHVAAAAVVGLPDDRLGQVVAAVVQPARDEPDLAEIDAWLRTQLAGYKVPKYYYVADAMPRNAMNKIVKPTLRDWIGSGELRLALETSRRKPPTTQVPG
- a CDS encoding NAD(P)H-dependent flavin oxidoreductase encodes the protein MDTLQLPVLAAPMFIVSGPELVIAQCRAGVIGSFPALNARPMEVLDDWLAQICEEVSLPGGRRPFAVNQIVHKSNNRLEHDVELCVKYKVPIVITSLGSRRDVNEAITGYGGIVLHDVINDRFAHKAIENGATGLIAVAAGAGGHAGTLSPFALLREIRKWFDGPLVLSGAITHGASILAAQAAGADLAYVGSAFIATEEATAAAGYKQMIVDSSAADILYTNAITGVHGNYLIPSLVRAGFDPANMPVGNPKEMNFQSGGNMEAKAWRDIWGCGQGLGVIDEVKSTASLVQRLVDEYGAAREDLRRSAYANG